A window of Oncorhynchus tshawytscha isolate Ot180627B linkage group LG10, Otsh_v2.0, whole genome shotgun sequence contains these coding sequences:
- the LOC112259759 gene encoding mucin-5AC isoform X1: MTTTASTTAVPTTTTTALTTTTAALTTTTAALTTTSEAPTTSAPTTITTAPTTTTTAPTTAALTTTTAALTSTTAALTTTTEAPTTAAPTTTTAAPTTTTAAPTTTTAAPSMTTTASTTAVPTTTTASLTTTTASLTTTTAALPTTTAALTTTTEAPTTAAPTTTTTAPTTTTAAPTTTTAAPTTTTAAPTTTTAAPTTTTVAPTTTTAAPTTTTKALTTAGPTMTSAAPSTTTAVPARATTAASNMTTTVHNTTETALTTAKALLSTTTIVPTATTAAPAMTTTAPTTVTTAPTTATTAPNRTTTAPNTTYTAPNTATTAPNTTTTAPNTTTTAPNTTTTDPTTTKIHSVNFTMVPNFTMVVLTKTTTTPATTSSTELPKTTQMSTTTPPARQSTTNSGLRYKLVLRLKLDMTRYLTESEILKQLQAELIRRGLPETFTLRLRIIQS, from the exons ATGACAACCACAGCTTCTACAACAGCAgttcctactacgacaaccacagctcttactacgacaactgcagctcttactacgacaactgcagctcttaCTACGACATCCGAAGCtcctacaacttcagctcctactaCGATAACcacagctcctactacgacaaccacagctcctACAACTGCAGCTCTtactacgacaaccgcagctcTTACTTCGACAACCGCAGCTCTTACTACGACAACCGAAGCTCCTACaaccgcagctcctactacgacaaccgcagctcctactacaacaaccgcagctcctactacgacaaccgcagctcCTAGTATGACAACCACAGCTTCTACAACAGCAGttcctactacgacaactgcatCTCTTACTACGACAACTGCATCTCTtactacgacaaccgcagctcTTCCTACGACAACCGCAGCTCTTACTACGACAACCGAAGCTCCTACaaccgcagctcctactacgacaaccacagctcctactacgacaaccgcagctcctactacgacaaccgcagctcctactacgacaaccgcagctcctactacgacaaccgcagctcctactacgacaaccgttgctcctactacgacaactgcagctcctactacaacaaccaaAGCTCTTACAACCGCAGGTCCTACTATGACATCCGCAGCTCCTTCTACGACAACCGCAGTTCCTGCAAGAGCCACAACTGCTGCTTCTAATATGACAACAACCGTTCATAACACAACAGAGACAGCTCTTACTACGGCAAAAGCACTTCTAAGTACGACAACTATTGTTCCGACAGCAACAACCGCAGCTCCAGCTATGACAACCACAGCTCCTACTACGGTAACCACAGCTCCTACTACGGCAACCACGGCTCCTAATAgaacaaccacagctcctaatACAACATACACAGCTCCTAATACAGCAACTACAGCTCCCaatacaacaactacagctcctaatacaacaactacagctcctaatacAACAACTACAGATCCTACTACAACAAAAATACATTCAGTTAATTTCACAATGGTACCTAATTTCACAATGGTAGTTCTAACTAAAACAACTACAACTCCCGCTACAACATCCTCTACTGAGCTACCAAAAACGACACAAATGAGCACTACAACTCCACCTGCCAGACAGTCAACCACGAATAGTGGGCTTA GATATAAGTTAGTACTGAGGTTGAAATTGGACATGACGAGATACCTAACCGAATCTGAGATCTTGAAGCAG CTTCAAGCAGAACTGATCAGACGAGGGCTGCCAGAGACCTTTACACTGCGATTGAGAATCATTCAGAGCTAG
- the LOC112259759 gene encoding mucin-2 isoform X2, whose protein sequence is MTTTASTTAVPTTTTTALTTTTAALTTTTAALTTTTAALTTTTEAPTTAAPTTTTAAPTTTTAAPTTTTAAPSMTTTASTTAVPTTTTASLTTTTASLTTTTAALPTTTAALTTTTEAPTTAAPTTTTTAPTTTTAAPTTTTAAPTTTTAAPTTTTAAPTTTTVAPTTTTAAPTTTTKALTTAGPTMTSAAPSTTTAVPARATTAASNMTTTVHNTTETALTTAKALLSTTTIVPTATTAAPAMTTTAPTTVTTAPTTATTAPNRTTTAPNTTYTAPNTATTAPNTTTTAPNTTTTAPNTTTTDPTTTKIHSVNFTMVPNFTMVVLTKTTTTPATTSSTELPKTTQMSTTTPPARQSTTNSGLRYKLVLRLKLDMTRYLTESEILKQLQAELIRRGLPETFTLRLRIIQS, encoded by the exons ATGACAACCACAGCTTCTACAACAGCAgttcctactacgacaaccacagctcttactacgacaactgcagctcttactacgacaactgcagctcttaCTACGAC AACCGCAGCTCTTACTACGACAACCGAAGCTCCTACaaccgcagctcctactacgacaaccgcagctcctactacaacaaccgcagctcctactacgacaaccgcagctcCTAGTATGACAACCACAGCTTCTACAACAGCAGttcctactacgacaactgcatCTCTTACTACGACAACTGCATCTCTtactacgacaaccgcagctcTTCCTACGACAACCGCAGCTCTTACTACGACAACCGAAGCTCCTACaaccgcagctcctactacgacaaccacagctcctactacgacaaccgcagctcctactacgacaaccgcagctcctactacgacaaccgcagctcctactacgacaaccgcagctcctactacgacaaccgttgctcctactacgacaactgcagctcctactacaacaaccaaAGCTCTTACAACCGCAGGTCCTACTATGACATCCGCAGCTCCTTCTACGACAACCGCAGTTCCTGCAAGAGCCACAACTGCTGCTTCTAATATGACAACAACCGTTCATAACACAACAGAGACAGCTCTTACTACGGCAAAAGCACTTCTAAGTACGACAACTATTGTTCCGACAGCAACAACCGCAGCTCCAGCTATGACAACCACAGCTCCTACTACGGTAACCACAGCTCCTACTACGGCAACCACGGCTCCTAATAgaacaaccacagctcctaatACAACATACACAGCTCCTAATACAGCAACTACAGCTCCCaatacaacaactacagctcctaatacaacaactacagctcctaatacAACAACTACAGATCCTACTACAACAAAAATACATTCAGTTAATTTCACAATGGTACCTAATTTCACAATGGTAGTTCTAACTAAAACAACTACAACTCCCGCTACAACATCCTCTACTGAGCTACCAAAAACGACACAAATGAGCACTACAACTCCACCTGCCAGACAGTCAACCACGAATAGTGGGCTTA GATATAAGTTAGTACTGAGGTTGAAATTGGACATGACGAGATACCTAACCGAATCTGAGATCTTGAAGCAG CTTCAAGCAGAACTGATCAGACGAGGGCTGCCAGAGACCTTTACACTGCGATTGAGAATCATTCAGAGCTAG